The Paludisphaera rhizosphaerae genomic interval CTCACGTCTGGTGACGCGCCCGTCCTCGCCCTCAACGGCGGCCGACGGGTCGGTCCGTCACGGCGAAGCCGGCTCCGCCTCCTGGACCAGGCGATCGAGCGTCGCCAGTCGCAAATCTCGGGTCTGAGCGACGAGCGCATAAACCATCGCTTCGCGGAAGAGGCGCTGAGCCGGGTGCTCGATGCCATTGGCGGCACCGCCGCTGGCGGCCACCGACCCGTAGGAGGCTCGCACGCCGAGGTCGATGCAACCGGCCCTCAGCTTGGTGGCATCGCCGCGCTGGTCTGCCGGGGTCTCTGGATCGTCCCAGCGGTTGACCGCCGTCCGCATCGAGTCGACCTCTTGTTCGAAGACGTTCGCCGCATTCGCCAGGCGTTCGTCGCGGCCGTCCGACCGTAGCAGTCTGACGGCGGCGCGGGCGACTCCGAGGGACAAAGCCGTGAAGAAGATGTTCGCTCGATCGGTATCCGCCGCCAGTTCGATCGGGGTCATCGTCTTCACGTGGCGCTCGGGCTCGACTCGCAAACCCCGACACTCCAGGGCGACGGTGGCCGAGGCGTTCATCGCACAGAACCGCGCAGGAGGACTCGCGCGGAGGCTCTCGCTTTCGACCAACGGAGCGACCACCCAGGCCGAATGTCCATCAGGCAGCACGCCGGCCAGCAGGACCTCGTCGGCCAGGCCCCAGCCGGTCATCCATGGCGCTGCACCGTCGAAGACCCACGCCTCACCGTCCGATCGGACGCGAAGCGGCGGCGGCCCTGGACGTCGAAGGTGCGAGAAGGCCAGCGAGCAGAACCGCCTGCCGGCCGCGAAGTCCGGCAAAAGCCGCTCTTTCAGGTCTCCGTTGGAGCAGCCGCCCAGATGCCGGCAGCCCACGATATGCTGAAAGTAGACGAATGCCGTTACGCCGCATCCGGAGGCCACGGCGGCGAGGCAATCGCGGACGACGCTCGGCGGCGCGCCCTTGCCGCCGAACTCCGCAGGCGTCGTCAAGCCAAGCAGGCCGGCTCCCGCGAGAGTGCGGATCTGCTCAACGGGCGGCGTCGTCGCCAGGTCGGCCTGGGCGGCGCGGGGCAAGAGATACTCATCGGCTATGGTCTGCGCTTGCTCGACGATCGGGTCGTTCGGCATGACCTGTCCCCGGACGCGGGTCGTACAGGAAGCGTGTCCGCGGGGATTGTAGCACCAACAGCCTCAACGATCCTCTAGCCTGCGAAGTTCGATTCGTTGCAAGCCCGAGTGCAGCGCCTTCCGAATCGCTCAAGGACGAGGCTCGCTCGCCGGCCGCTCGATGATCGCGCGGGCGATGGCCCCAGCCATGATCTCAATCCCCTGCTGATTGAAGTGGCAGCAATCGTCGACGTAGAGCGATTCGGGGTGGTCGCGGAAGAGGCCGGTGAGGTCGGTGAAGGCGACGCCCCGGTCGCCTAGAGCCTTGCCGTTCCGGACCAGCAGCGGATAGCCCTTTTCGACGCCCCGGCGGTAGGGGTGCTCTTCCTTGTACGACAGCCGCTTCTCGGCGGCGTCCATCGGCTTGGAATCGGCGACGTACTGGTTGGGCTGGAGGAAGTGGAAGTAGCGGGCCCCGTTGCGACGGCAGAGGGCGTCGATCGACAGGGAGGCGTTCGACCAGATCGAGGCCAGATACTCGTACAACTCGCCGCGATCGTCGAACTTGCGCAGAGGGCCGGTCGCGACGTACGGGCCGGGCTTGTCCTGGAGATCCTGATGCCGCATGACGATCTGGTAGCGCTCCCAGTCCAGGCGGCGGTCGCGGAGCTTCCAGAAAACGTTGCAGAGGATCGACCACCGCCAGGGGGGTCGAGACACCCAGCGAGCCAGGGCGTTGCGGCTCTCCTCGATCTCGTTGAGCTTGGTCCTGATGACGCCCAGGAACGGATCGTCGCCGCCAACGCGGGCATACCAGCTCCGGGGGAAGGCGGGGAAGACCTGATGCGGCTCGTTTTCCAACTCGTAGAGGGCGACCTCATTGAAACCGTCGATGTTGACCACGAGGTCGAACTCGGCCCCCAGCGCCATCAGGTAGGCGAGCGTCGCCAACTGCTGCGGCTCCTTGTAACCGCCCAGGGCGAGGTTCACAAAGACGAACGTCTTGTCCGCGTACTCGGGCGACTCCTTCAGAGCCTCCTCCAGCCGCTTCGTCCCGTTGAGGCCGAAGTAGCAGGCGACGGAGCCTCCCGTCACGCCGACGATCACCTTGCCCGGCTCGCGCTTCTGGATGGGC includes:
- a CDS encoding acyl-CoA dehydrogenase family protein, with translation MPNDPIVEQAQTIADEYLLPRAAQADLATTPPVEQIRTLAGAGLLGLTTPAEFGGKGAPPSVVRDCLAAVASGCGVTAFVYFQHIVGCRHLGGCSNGDLKERLLPDFAAGRRFCSLAFSHLRRPGPPPLRVRSDGEAWVFDGAAPWMTGWGLADEVLLAGVLPDGHSAWVVAPLVESESLRASPPARFCAMNASATVALECRGLRVEPERHVKTMTPIELAADTDRANIFFTALSLGVARAAVRLLRSDGRDERLANAANVFEQEVDSMRTAVNRWDDPETPADQRGDATKLRAGCIDLGVRASYGSVAASGGAANGIEHPAQRLFREAMVYALVAQTRDLRLATLDRLVQEAEPASP